TCGAAGCGGTCGCGGCCGCCCTGACCGAGGTGGACCCGCGGGCAGACGTCCGGCTGGCCCTGACGTGCGCGCTGTGCGATCACGCGTGGGCGGCGCCGTTCGACGTGCCCGCCCACGTCTGGGCGGAGGTCGACGCCTGCGCCCGCGGCCTGCTGGCCCACGTACACGCCCTGGCGCAGGCGTACGGCTGGTCCGAGCGGGACATCCTGGCCCTCAGCCCGGCGCGGCGCCGCTTCTACCTGGAGGCGATCGGCGCATGAGCGATCTCGTCGACCGCCTCCTCGGCGTACCCGACCCGGCAGCCGTCCGGCCCCGGCCGCCCTCCTTCTTCGATCCGCCCCATGTCCCGGCCGTCGCGCTCCACCCGGACGAGGGCCAGGGCCCGGACGGCGACGGCCACGGACCCGCGGCCGGTTCGGCGGCGCCGCGGCCGGGGACGCCGTCGGAGGCGCCGGCCGGGCACACGGTGCCCGAGCAGGCTCCGGCCCCGCCCGCACGCCCTTCGGGCGGAGCCGGGCGAGGGCAAGGTGGCGGGGACCCGCGGAGGACCGGAGCTCCCGTCGGACCGGCGGAGCGTCCACCCTCCGACACGGAAGGGCCTTTCCCGGTCCCGCCCCCCGGTGCGCGAGGAGCCGGCAGCACGGCTGCGAACCACCCTCACGGCGAGGCCGCCTCCGAGGGCCGGCGGTCCCTTCGCCGTGCGGCGCCGCCGCCCCCGGCCGGGTCCGCCCCCGCCGCACAGCCGCGGACTCCGGCCGCCGGCAGCCCCCGGTCGTCCGTCCCGTCCTCCCCGGCCGGACGCGGTACGGCGCGCCGCACCCCCGGACCCGCGTCCCCGGGCGCCGCCTCCCCGCCGGAGGAGACCACCGTCCACATCACCATCGGACGCCTGGAGATCCGCTCCGCTCCGGCCCGCCCGGCCCCTGCGGCCGCCCCGGCCCGCCGCCCCGCCCGCGAACCGGCCGTCCCGCTCGACGAGTACCTGAGCCGTCGCTCGGGCGGTGCCCGATGAGCGACGCCCGGGCCGTCGAGGCCGTCACCGAGACGCTGCGCGCCCTCGTCAACGACGCGGTCAAGAGCGTCCCGCCCCACGCGACCGCGGTGACCATGCCACCGGACAAGGCAGCGGCCGCCCAGCAGACACACGTCAACCTGTTCCTCTACCAGACGAGCATCGCCCCGAACCTGCGCAACGAACCGTACGGCGGGCTCACTCCCGGCGAGAGCGGCGAGCCCCCGCTCCCGCTCGTGCTGCGCTACCTGCTCACCCCTTACACCCAGGACGGCGACGACGTCGTCGCCCACCGGCTGCTCGGCCTCGCCCTCCAGAAGCTCCACTCGGTACCCGCGCTGACCCGCGACGAACTGAACCAGACCGCCGCCTACAGCAACGTCTCGCGCCAGATCGACTGCCTGCGCATCACATGGCACTCCGTCGAGGAGAAGGACATCTACTCGTTGTGGAGCGTCTTCCAGACGCCCTACCGGCTGAGCGCCGCCTTCGAGGTCCGGGCCGTGCTGATCGACTCCACCCGCCCGGCCCGCACCCCGGTCCCGGTGCTCAACCGCGGTGAGGACGGCCGCGGCCCGCAGGCCGTCGCCGACATCCGGGCGACCACGCCCCGGATCGACGCGGTGCGCCACCCGGCCGGCCAGCCCGCGGCCCGGGTCGGGGACCGGGTCGAGTTGCACGGCGCCCATCTGTCGGCCGTGCGCCAGGTGCGCCTGACCCACCTGATGACGGGCAAGGTCGTCGACGTACCGCTGACCACCGCCCCGCCACGGCACGACCTGATCGCCCTGACCCTTCCGGGCACCGTCTCGGCAGGGGTCTGCGCGGTGACGCCGATGGCCGGCGCACCACCCGCCGAACTCCCGGTCCCACCCGCGTACCTGGCCGTCGCCCCGAAGATCACGAACACCATGCCGCTCACCGTCGCACGGGACGGCCACGGAGACGCCGACGTGCGGCTCGACGTCGACCCACCGCTCGTCGAAGGCCAGCAGGTCCTGCTCCTGCTCGGCGGGAACAGCCACCGCGCCCGCAGCGCCGTCGGCGGCGCCGCCGAGTTCACGGTGCGCGAGGCCCCTCCGGGCGACCACCTCGTACGCCTGCGCGTCGACGGGGTCGACAGCCTCCTGGTCGCCGACCGCACGGCGGCACGGCCCGTGTACGACCCCACGCAGCTGCTGACGGTGACCTGATGCCCGAGACCGAACGGCCCGCACCCGGGCCCCCGACCGCCGTTCGCGGCGAGGAATGGGAGCGGCGGAACGCCGAGTTCCTCTCCGCCTCCCTGGACTGGCTGCGCATCCTGCTGCGCCGCTACGCGGAAGACCGGACGGGAGCGCGGGACGAGGCCGGGCCCGAGGACCCCACGGAGCCGGAGTGCGGCCCCCGCGACCGGGCCGGCGAACCGACGCCCCCCGCCGAGCCGCGGGCGTCCCTGCCCTGGGGCAGGCGGCGGCAGACTCCCCACGCCCCGTCCGGAGAAGCGTCAGGCAGCGGCCCCGACACCCCCGCCCGCACGGGCGCCCGCGTCGCCACGGGCCCCGCCGGCGGCGACGAGCTCGCCGCCGCGGCGGCCAGGGTCGCGGCGGCCGAAGCCGCCGTGCCCGCCCCGGCCCTCGTCGTCCTCGCGCAGAGACTGGGACTGAGCCGGTTCGAGCGTGACGTGCTGCTGATGTGCCTGGCCGAGGAGATCGCACCGGCCATGGGCGGGCTGTTCGCCGCCGCCCACGGCAGCCAGGCCCTGGCCCACCCCACCCTCGGGCTCGCCCTCGCCGCGCTGCCCGACCCGTCCTGGGAGGCCGCGTCGGCCCACGGCGCCCTGCGTTTCTGGCGGCTCGTGGAGATCAGCCGGCCGGCCGGAGCGGCGCTGGTGACGAGCCCGGTACGGGCCGACGAGCGGATCGTCGACTACGTCAGGGGCCTCGACTACCTCGACGAGCGTCTGTCCGCGCTCGTCACCCGGCTGCCGGCGGCGCCGTCAGCACTGCCCGCCTCCCAGCAGCGCGCCGTCGCGCGGTGCACGACCGCCTGGGAACGCTCCCCGGCCGCCCCGCCCGTGGTGCGGCTGACCGGGGGCCGGCCGGGCAGCAAACAGGTCGTCGCGGCCTGTGCCGCGGCCGAGTTCGGGCTGACCCTGTACCGGCTGCCGGCACCGGCGCTGCCCGCGCACCCCGACGAACTCGACCGACTCGTCCGGCTGTGGGACCGGGAGGCGGCCCTGCTCCCGCTGGCGCTCTACCTCGACGCGGACGACGACACCCACGACGCACCCGTCGCCGACGACACGACCGCCGCCTCACTCGTCGGCCGTTTCCTCTCCCGGAGCAGGATCCCGGCGTTCCTCGGCTCCCGCGACGCCCATCCCCGCCTCGCCCGCCCGGCGGTCGACGTCGAGGTCACCCCGCCCACCTTCCACGAGCGGGCCGAGGCCTGGCGCGAGGCCCTCGGAGCCGACGCCGACGCGGTGCACATCGGCCTCCTGGCGGGGCAGTTCGCCATGGACGTCGCCGCGATCGACGAAGTCGCCCGGTCGAGCGAGCCGGGCCGCGTCTGGGACGCCTGCGTGGCCCGAGGCCGGTCCCGTCTCGACGGCCTCGCCCAGCGGCTGCGCCCCGACGTCGGCTGGGACGACATCGTCCTGCCCGACCAGACGCACACCCTGCTGCGCCAGATCGCCGCCCAGGTGTCCCGTCAGGAGACGGTCTACGAGACCTGGGGCTTCGCCGGGCGGCTCACCCGCGGCCTCGGGGTGACCGCGTTGTTCGCCGGGCCGAGCGGCACCGGCAAGACCATGGCCGCCGAGGTCCTCGCCCACGAACTGGGCCTGGACCTGTACCGCGCGGACCTGTCGGGCGTGATGAGCAAGTACATCGGCGAGACGGAGAAGAACCTGCGCCGCCTCTTCGACGCAGCCGAGGCCGGGGGAGCCGTACTGTTCCTGGACGAGGCCGACGCACTGCTCGCCCGGCGGAGCGAGGTCAAGGACGCGCACGACCGGTACGCCAACGTGCAGACCGACTACCTGCTGCAGCGGATGGAGTCCTACCGGGGACTGGCCATCATGGCCACCAACATGCGCCAGGCGCTCGACGCGGCGTTCGTCCGCCGTCTCCGGTTCGTCGTCGACTTTCCCTTCCCCGACGCCGGGCACCGCCGCGAACTGTGGCGCCGGGCCTTCCCCGAGCACGCGCCGGGCCGGGCCGCCCTCGACTACGACCGCCTCGCGCAACTCGACGTGAGCGGCGCCATGACCCGCAACATCGCCGTCAACGCGGCGTTCCTCGCCGCGTCCGGCGGGACCCCGATCACCATGCCGCACGTGCTCCAGGCGGCCCGGGAGGAGTTCCGCAAGCTCCAGCACCCGGTGCGGGAACGGGACTTCGCCTGGCCGTATCCGCAGAACCCGCTCAAGGAGGCGCTGTCATGAGGGTCGAGGTGCATGTCGATCGGCTCGTCGTCGACGCCACGGACGGCGACGCCCGCGCCCTGGCCGGCAGCGGCGAGCAGGCCTTCCGCGCGGCGCTCACCGCCGAACTGGCCGGACTGCTCGGCCCGTCCGCGGGCCTCAGCTCGTACGAACGCGCCCGGGCGGCCGTCACGCTCGCACCGCGCGAGGCCTCGTCGGGCGCCGACTCCTACGGGCGGGCGGTCGCCCGGTCCCTGCACGCCGCACTCGTCGACGGGCGACAGCGGACGGGCGGAGGGCACGGATGACCGGCTTCCCCGGGGCGGCCCGCGCCGTGCGCGGCGGATTCGTCCTCCTCGACGCCGCGACCGCCCGGCCGCTGCGGACCGTTCCCTTCCAGTTCAATCCCGACTCGCTGACCAGGACGGTCCAGCCGCAGGGCATCGGGCCCGAACCCGGGGACCGGCTGGAGGCGCTGCGTCTGAAGGGGCCCCCGCACGAGACGTACAAGTTCGAGGCCGAATTCGACGCCGCCGACCAGCTGGAGGATCCCGACGGCCACCCCGTCGAGGCCGCGAGCGGCCTGCTGCCCGTCCTGTCGGCCCTGGAGAGCGCCTTCTACCCGAGCGTCGGGCAGCTCCTCGAAGAGGAGCGGATGGCCTCCTTCGGCATGATCGAGGTGGCGCCGGTGGAGGCACCGCTCACCGTGCTCGTCCTCGGCAGCAGCCGTGTCCTGCCCGTCCGGATCACGGAGTTCACCGTGACGGAAGAGGCCTTCGACACCTCACTCCACCCCATCCGGGCCAAGGTGTCCGTCGGCGCCCGCGTCCTGACCACCGACGACCTCGGCTTCCGGCACAAGGGCGGCCTGCTCTACCTCCAGCACCACCTGAGCCGGGAGGCCTTCGCCGACCGGATCACGCGCACCCCCTCCGACCTCGGCCTGCCGAGCCTGTGAAGGAGCGGACATGTTCGCCGCCACCAGCCGCTACGCGCACGTCCCCACCGCCGTTCTCCGGCTTCCCGACGGCCGCCAGGTCACCTATGTGCGCCGGCGCCTCCCGCCCGACCCGGACACCCTGACGACGCTCTCCGTCCACACGGTCGCGCCCGGCGAGCGACTCGACCACATCGCCGCCCGGGAGCTCGGCGACCCCGCCCAGGCCTGGCGGATCGCCGACGCCCACCGCGTCCTCGACCCCCGGACCCTGACACGGCCGCCGGGCCGCCGACTGCGGATCACGCTGCCGGCCGGCCTGCCCCAGGGCGGGAGCGCCCTGGACACGGGCGGTGGTCTCGGTGGCTAGCAGCCTGCGCCTGATGCTCCTGATGGGCCCGCTGATCGCCGTACCGGTGCCCGCCCCCCTCACCGACGCCCTCCAGTCGGTGAAGGTCACCACCTCGGCGCAGCAGAACAGCGGATTCCAGCTGACCTTCGCCGTCAGCAGCCGGTCGCTCATCCAGCAGGCACTGCTACCGGCGGGCTTCTTCGATCCCGGGATCCGCGTGGTGGTCGTCGCCGTCGTCGACGGCTTCCCGTCCGTCCTGATGGACGGCGTCATCACGCAGCAGGACATGGCGCCGAGCGCCGACCCCGGCGCCGCCACCCTGACCGTCACCGGCGAGGACCTGTCGGTCCTCATGGACATGCGGCACGAACGGGAGTGCTACCCCGGCCTCCCGCAGAACCTGCGCGCCATGACCATCTGTGCCAAGTACGCGATGTACGGCATCGTCCCGGTCGCCGTCCCGCCCGTGATGACCGACCTGCCGGACCCCGTCCGGCACATCCCGATCCAGTCCTCCACCGACCTCGCCTACCTCAAGAGCATGGCCTCCGAGGTGGGGTACGTCTTCTTCATCGAGGCGGGCCCGCTGCCGGGGGCCAGCATCGCCTACTGGGGGCCGCAGGTGCGGGCCGGGCTCGTCCAGCCGGCGCTGACCGTGGGAGCCGGGGCGGCGTCGACGGTGGAGTCGCTGTCCTTCACGTACGACGGGCTCTCGCGCACCCAGTACACGATCGGGCTCACCGAGCCCACCAGCAAGATCCAGATCGATCTGCCCGTGCCCGACATCAGCCTGCTGCACCCGCCGCTCGCGGCACGCCCCGCCGTCACCCTCAAGCAGGAGCCGCTGCCCGACGTCAGCGACCGGTCGGTTCCCGAGGCGCTGCTGCTGGGACTGAGCCGGACCTCCGCTGCCGCCGACGCCGTCCGCGGCAGCGGAAAGCTCGACGTCCTGCGCTACGGGCACGTGCTGCGCGCCCGCCACCTCGTGGGCGTGCGCGGCGCGGGCGTGGCCTACGACGGCCTCTATTACGTCTCCAGCGTCACGCACGACATCAGACGCGGCGAGTACAAGCAGAGTTTCTCCCTCACCCGCGACGGCCTCGTCGCTCATACCCCGGTGGTGATCCCGTGACGACGGATGCGAAGAAGTACCACGGCCTGTACAAGGGCGTGGTCGTGTCGAACGTCGACCAGCTGCGTGCGGGACGGCTCCTCGTCCGCGTCTCGGACGTGCTCGGCAACGATCCGTGCATCTGGGCGAGTCCGGCGACCCCGCTGGCCGGACTCGCCAGCGGCATGTACGTCGTCCCCCTCCCCAATTCCGGCGTCTGGGTGCAGTTCGTCGACGGAGACATCAACCGGGCGGTGTGGACCGGCTTCTGGCGCGGCGGGGCGGGTGAACTGCCGCTCGCGGCGCAGGCGGCGCCCGACGGCACACCGCAGGTGGTCATCGGCACACCGGCCCAGACGTGTCTGCTGCTGTCCGACGCCCCCGGGCAGACCGGAGGCATCCTGCTCCAGCTCAAGGGTCCGGCGGGCCCGTACATCCGGATCCACGAGGGCGGCGTCGAGATCGGAGCCTCGGCCGCCGGACCGACGATCAAGGTGACGCCGGGCGGGATCGACCTCGGCAACGGCGCACTCACCGTCCTGCCGGGGTGAGCGCGATGCCCGGTCACCTCGTCACCACGGCCACCACCCTCACCTGCGGGCACGCCGGCACGGTGCAGGACACACCCGCGCAGACCAGGGTCCTCGTCGACGGAGCCCCGCTCGCCACCGTCCTGGACCAGCTGCTGGTCACCGGCTGCCCGGGGGTGAGCGGTTCGCCGCCGTGCTCGAAGGTCGTCTGGTCGGGGGTCGCGGCACGCCTGCTCGCGAGCGGCCAGGGCGTACTCGTCCAGACGGTTCCGCCGGCCGGACCGGTGCCCGGGGACGGGCAGTGCGTCGGGCCCCCGCCGACCCTGCCGCTCGTGTACGCGGTCCAGCTCCGGGCGACGGCGGTGTGAGCGGCATGGACGTCGACTTCCCGTTCCACATCGCCCGCACCGGCCGTACGGCCTCGACCGGGTACGACGAGCACGTGCGCGACATGGTCGAGCAGGTCCTCTTCACCAGGCCGGGGGAGCGGGTCAACCGGCCGGACTTCGGCTGCGGTCTGCTCGACCTCGTCTTCGAACCCACCGGTCCCGAGTTCGCCGCGGCGCTGCGGGTGACCGTGCAGGCGGCGTTGCAGCGCTGGCTCGGCGACGTCATCGCCGTCCGGTCGGTGGACGTCTTCGCCGAGGACTCCGTGCTGCGGTTCGAGATCGGCTACACGGTCCTGGCCACCGGCCAGGCCCGCACCGACACGTTCGAGGGCGGAGGCGTCCGATGAGCGCACAGCCGGGCGCGGCACGGCCCCTCGCGTCACGGGCCCGCAAGGCGCGGGCGGAGGGGCGCAACGGGATCGAGGCCGTGACGGTCGACCCGAGCCGGCGCCGGATCACCCTGACGCTGTTCGGGCCCGCACCCCAGGGCCTGGTCCCGGCGAACTTCAGGATCAGCGGCGGAGTCGTCGCCCGGGACCCGCGGGTGGTGTCCGCTGTCACGGACCCCGACGCCGACCCGGACCGCCCCGGGCGGATCGTCCTCGAAGTGGACCGCGCCGGGGACATCTCCCGGTACCTCCTGGAGGTGCTGCGCACCGACGCGCTCGGCAGGCCCGGAACGGAACCCCTCGACGGGTTCGACCCGTTCTTCGCCCGCGCCGAGTTCGGCTTCGGCCAGGACTGCCCGGCCCTCACGGACTGCGCCGCCGACCCCTGTCCGCCGCCCGCGTACCCCGAGCCGGTCATCGACTACCTCGCCAAGGACTACGAGAGCCTGCGGCGCACCCTGCTGGAACGGCTCAGCCTC
This is a stretch of genomic DNA from Streptomyces sp. R44. It encodes these proteins:
- a CDS encoding ATP-binding protein, which produces MPETERPAPGPPTAVRGEEWERRNAEFLSASLDWLRILLRRYAEDRTGARDEAGPEDPTEPECGPRDRAGEPTPPAEPRASLPWGRRRQTPHAPSGEASGSGPDTPARTGARVATGPAGGDELAAAAARVAAAEAAVPAPALVVLAQRLGLSRFERDVLLMCLAEEIAPAMGGLFAAAHGSQALAHPTLGLALAALPDPSWEAASAHGALRFWRLVEISRPAGAALVTSPVRADERIVDYVRGLDYLDERLSALVTRLPAAPSALPASQQRAVARCTTAWERSPAAPPVVRLTGGRPGSKQVVAACAAAEFGLTLYRLPAPALPAHPDELDRLVRLWDREAALLPLALYLDADDDTHDAPVADDTTAASLVGRFLSRSRIPAFLGSRDAHPRLARPAVDVEVTPPTFHERAEAWREALGADADAVHIGLLAGQFAMDVAAIDEVARSSEPGRVWDACVARGRSRLDGLAQRLRPDVGWDDIVLPDQTHTLLRQIAAQVSRQETVYETWGFAGRLTRGLGVTALFAGPSGTGKTMAAEVLAHELGLDLYRADLSGVMSKYIGETEKNLRRLFDAAEAGGAVLFLDEADALLARRSEVKDAHDRYANVQTDYLLQRMESYRGLAIMATNMRQALDAAFVRRLRFVVDFPFPDAGHRRELWRRAFPEHAPGRAALDYDRLAQLDVSGAMTRNIAVNAAFLAASGGTPITMPHVLQAAREEFRKLQHPVRERDFAWPYPQNPLKEALS
- a CDS encoding phage baseplate assembly protein V, giving the protein MTTDAKKYHGLYKGVVVSNVDQLRAGRLLVRVSDVLGNDPCIWASPATPLAGLASGMYVVPLPNSGVWVQFVDGDINRAVWTGFWRGGAGELPLAAQAAPDGTPQVVIGTPAQTCLLLSDAPGQTGGILLQLKGPAGPYIRIHEGGVEIGASAAGPTIKVTPGGIDLGNGALTVLPG
- a CDS encoding GPW/gp25 family protein; the protein is MDVDFPFHIARTGRTASTGYDEHVRDMVEQVLFTRPGERVNRPDFGCGLLDLVFEPTGPEFAAALRVTVQAALQRWLGDVIAVRSVDVFAEDSVLRFEIGYTVLATGQARTDTFEGGGVR
- a CDS encoding DUF4255 domain-containing protein; translation: MSDARAVEAVTETLRALVNDAVKSVPPHATAVTMPPDKAAAAQQTHVNLFLYQTSIAPNLRNEPYGGLTPGESGEPPLPLVLRYLLTPYTQDGDDVVAHRLLGLALQKLHSVPALTRDELNQTAAYSNVSRQIDCLRITWHSVEEKDIYSLWSVFQTPYRLSAAFEVRAVLIDSTRPARTPVPVLNRGEDGRGPQAVADIRATTPRIDAVRHPAGQPAARVGDRVELHGAHLSAVRQVRLTHLMTGKVVDVPLTTAPPRHDLIALTLPGTVSAGVCAVTPMAGAPPAELPVPPAYLAVAPKITNTMPLTVARDGHGDADVRLDVDPPLVEGQQVLLLLGGNSHRARSAVGGAAEFTVREAPPGDHLVRLRVDGVDSLLVADRTAARPVYDPTQLLTVT
- a CDS encoding LysM domain-containing protein — protein: MFAATSRYAHVPTAVLRLPDGRQVTYVRRRLPPDPDTLTTLSVHTVAPGERLDHIAARELGDPAQAWRIADAHRVLDPRTLTRPPGRRLRITLPAGLPQGGSALDTGGGLGG